From a region of the Lactuca sativa cultivar Salinas chromosome 4, Lsat_Salinas_v11, whole genome shotgun sequence genome:
- the LOC111906411 gene encoding BTB/POZ and TAZ domain-containing protein 4 produces MGSSFDESGMAVKRDSPVPPPLPATTLMTRKPPSGRRICCVSATTTEIWDSLFDDAYRADVSIHTTHDIIYAHSSILGLASPVFRSMFKRKGKSKKQVKQFTVPIRGVPTEAVRVFIRFLYSSCYEEEQMEEHVLSLLVLSHSFVVPRLKRECVNQLEHKFLNIDNVVDVFQLALLCDAPRLSIICHRLIIKNLKAVSLSDGWKAMKESHPVLEKELLATVAVEANMQKEKEKKMKERKVYLELYEAMEALVHICRDGCRTIGPHDKDLNKHQDPCNYEACKGLESLVRHFAGCKLRVPGGCVHCKRMWQLLELHARLCVDSNVCRVPLCKNFKERAKKQKKKDDIKWKILVKKILRTKSITGAPYFTLVTSF; encoded by the exons ATGGGAAGTAGCTTCGACGAAAGTGGAATGGCTGTTAAAAGAGATTCACCGGTGCCTCCTCCGTTACCGGCGACAACCCTGATGACACGCAAGCCGCCGTCAGGCCGGAGAATCTGTTGTGTCTCCGCCACCACGACAGAGATATGGGATAGTCTTTTTGATGATGCTTATAGAGCAGATGTGTCGATTCATACTACTCACGACATCATCTACGCACATTCTAGCATTCTT GGTCTGGCTTCACCTGTTTTCAGAAGCATGTTTAAGCGAAAGGGTAAAAGCAAGAAGCAAGTCAAACAATTCACAGTTCCTATACGTGGAGTTCCAACAGAAGCTGTTCGTGTTTTCATCCGATTCTTGTACTCTTCATG TTATGAAGAGGAACAAATGGAAGAACACGTTTTGTCTTTACTAGTGCTCTCACACTCCTTCGTTGTACCACGTTTGAAACGAGAGTGTGTAAATCAACTCGAACATAAATTCTTGAACATCGACAACGTTGTCGATGTATTTCAACTCGCACTTTTATGTGATGCCCCACGACTTAGTATCATATGTCATCGGCTAATCATAAAGAACTTGAAAGCAGTCTCTTTGTCGGATGGATGGAAAGCCATGAAAGAGAGTCATCCGGTTCTTGAAAAAGAACTTCTTGCAACAGTTGCTGTTGAAGCCAAT ATGCAAAAGGAGAAAGAGAAGAAGATGAAGGAGAGGAAGGTTTATCTAGAGTTATATGAAGCTATGGAAGCCCTAGTTCATATATGTAGAGATGGTTGCAGAACAATCGGTCCACACGACAAGGATTTAAACAAACATCAAGATCCGTGTAACTACGAGGCTTGCAAAGGGTTGGAATCACTCGTACGCCATTTTGCCGGATGCAAGTTAAGAGTCCCCGGTGGTTGTGTTCACTGCAAACGAATGTGGCAACTCTTGGAGTTACACGCACGTCTTTGTGTCGATTCAAACGTCTGTAGAGTTCCTTTATGCAA GAATTTTAAAGAAAGGGCGAAGAAACAAAAGAAGAAGGACGATATAAAGTGGAAAATATTGGTGAAAAAGATCTTGAGAACAAAAAGTATAACGGGTGCTCCGTATTTTACATTGGTAACATCGTTCTAA